The Zavarzinella sp. genome includes a window with the following:
- a CDS encoding glycosyltransferase family 87 protein: MIRRWDRYLQPRLRWGLAIAAIFWIVWLITCFAGHGNRDANGQVIGTDHAAFYTAGHLLATNHGATLYDFPDLTEFRQKQQQLLQVPQFLDPIRNPPFYAVCYRTTCGLPYLASLLIWTGIGFTCLLLALRLLEMPTSSVPWVLSFAPVLATVTFGQNTFLSLVIFALGYQCYRRSLPTWAGVAFGLLLYKPQLLAGVFFWLLFTWRKNFRVGIGIAFITILLCCISYFWLRIETESWLRHFPQIAQYNKFEYYNVHSIRGFVALLLGKSPYLESTCNVVGLLIGATMIFLVVRRFPHHFPIQFATIVLATLWASPHTMIYSWTLAIIPAGLLWYHVPNLRPTWRVLFAIAWWTFWLSTPLTLFQQRTLGVAVQISTPILAWCTTMVGIALWKESWNQDSNWINR, from the coding sequence ATGATCAGGCGTTGGGATCGTTACCTCCAGCCCCGCCTGCGGTGGGGCTTAGCCATCGCGGCCATTTTCTGGATTGTCTGGTTGATCACCTGCTTTGCAGGTCATGGCAATCGCGATGCGAATGGTCAAGTCATCGGCACCGACCACGCAGCATTCTACACCGCAGGCCACCTGCTTGCCACCAATCATGGCGCCACACTGTACGATTTTCCGGACCTGACCGAGTTTCGCCAAAAACAGCAGCAACTGCTTCAAGTGCCTCAGTTTCTGGATCCAATACGTAATCCCCCATTCTATGCCGTTTGCTATCGCACCACGTGCGGACTGCCTTATCTGGCCTCTTTGCTGATCTGGACCGGCATCGGTTTTACCTGCCTGCTGCTTGCTCTCAGGCTGTTAGAAATGCCCACTTCCAGTGTTCCGTGGGTGCTGAGTTTCGCACCGGTGCTGGCAACCGTGACATTTGGCCAGAATACTTTTCTTAGCCTGGTTATATTTGCACTTGGTTATCAATGCTACCGTCGTAGTCTCCCCACGTGGGCTGGGGTAGCATTCGGATTGCTGTTGTATAAACCCCAACTGCTGGCTGGGGTCTTCTTCTGGCTATTATTCACCTGGCGGAAGAACTTCCGTGTGGGCATCGGCATCGCCTTTATAACAATTCTGTTATGTTGCATCAGCTACTTCTGGTTGCGAATCGAAACAGAGAGTTGGCTGCGTCATTTTCCCCAGATTGCCCAGTATAACAAATTCGAATATTATAACGTCCACAGTATTCGTGGCTTCGTGGCACTGCTGTTGGGCAAAAGTCCTTATCTGGAAAGCACTTGCAACGTGGTTGGCCTGTTGATCGGTGCCACAATGATATTCCTTGTGGTGCGGCGTTTCCCGCACCACTTTCCGATCCAGTTTGCGACAATTGTGCTCGCAACATTGTGGGCATCCCCCCACACGATGATTTACTCCTGGACGCTGGCAATTATCCCAGCCGGACTATTATGGTATCACGTGCCAAATCTTCGCCCCACGTGGCGTGTGCTGTTTGCAATCGCCTGGTGGACCTTCTGGCTCAGCACCCCACTGACATTGTTTCAGCAACGCACCCTGGGCGTAGCAGTCCAGATCAGCACACCCATCCTTGCCTGGTGCACCACGATGGTTGGGATAGCTTTGTGGAAAGAATCCTGGAATCAAGATAGTAATTGGATAAATAGATAA
- the ilvB gene encoding biosynthetic-type acetolactate synthase large subunit: MSGADILVECLLRHGADTMFAYPGGASMPLHQSLTKVAPRIRTILPRHEQGGGFMAQGYARTTGKPGLCMATSGPGALNFVTVLADAKMDSVPMIAITGQVSTPVIGTDAFQETPMVEVCRPITKHQYLVHRTEDITRVVKEAFYLATTGRPGPVLIDIPKDVQLREIVPEWDPPMNLPGYRVCPKPNPADLQKIINEIRRAKKPVIYGGGGLIHSGSAEAIREFSEKTGIPVALTLHGLGGFPHEHYLCLHMLGMHGTVYSNYAVNDADLLLAFGVRFDDRVTGKLSEFAKHGRIVHVDIDASELNKNKVAHVSMNCDLRETIEGLNQMLDREENADLVGGGRYGDWMRTIDGWREEQPLRFNDREDAILPQYAIRRLAELLREKQLHDKTIITTGVGQHQMWAAQYFPFNMPRHWVTSGGLGTMGFGLPAAMGAKVAHPDKIVIDIDGDGSFLMNVQELACAHVEKIPAKVLLLNNQHLGMVVQWEDRFHGGNRGHTYLGAGMESDPYPDFNTIAAGFGVKSKMVIAKEDLDAALLEMIHSEEPFVLNVMVPHQEHVLPMIPSGKTVHDIITEPMIAAKK; encoded by the coding sequence ATGAGCGGAGCCGATATTCTGGTGGAATGTCTGCTGCGTCACGGTGCGGATACCATGTTTGCTTATCCAGGCGGGGCCAGCATGCCCCTGCACCAATCGCTTACGAAAGTAGCCCCTCGCATTCGCACCATTCTCCCACGTCACGAACAAGGTGGCGGTTTTATGGCCCAGGGGTACGCCCGCACCACTGGTAAGCCGGGGTTGTGCATGGCCACCAGTGGGCCAGGTGCGTTAAACTTCGTTACCGTGCTGGCTGATGCCAAGATGGATTCCGTACCGATGATTGCGATCACCGGTCAGGTTTCGACGCCGGTCATCGGCACCGATGCGTTTCAGGAAACGCCTATGGTGGAAGTGTGCCGGCCAATCACCAAGCACCAGTACCTCGTTCACCGCACGGAAGATATTACCCGCGTGGTGAAAGAAGCGTTTTATCTGGCCACCACCGGCCGACCCGGCCCCGTGCTGATCGATATCCCCAAAGACGTGCAGTTGCGGGAAATTGTGCCCGAGTGGGACCCACCGATGAACCTGCCTGGCTATCGGGTGTGCCCGAAGCCGAATCCTGCCGATCTTCAGAAGATCATCAACGAAATCCGCCGTGCCAAGAAACCCGTCATTTACGGTGGGGGCGGTCTGATTCATTCTGGTTCCGCAGAAGCCATTCGCGAATTTTCCGAAAAAACCGGCATTCCTGTGGCACTGACGCTGCACGGCCTCGGTGGTTTCCCCCACGAACATTACCTTTGCCTGCACATGCTGGGAATGCACGGCACCGTGTATTCGAACTATGCGGTCAATGATGCCGATCTGCTGCTGGCTTTCGGGGTTCGGTTCGACGACCGCGTCACCGGCAAACTGTCTGAATTTGCCAAGCACGGCCGGATCGTTCATGTTGACATTGATGCTTCGGAACTGAACAAGAACAAAGTGGCCCATGTGTCGATGAATTGCGACCTGCGGGAAACCATTGAAGGCCTGAACCAGATGCTGGATCGCGAAGAGAACGCCGATCTGGTGGGTGGCGGCAGATATGGCGACTGGATGCGAACGATTGATGGCTGGCGTGAAGAGCAACCCCTGCGTTTTAACGACCGTGAAGATGCTATCCTGCCACAATATGCCATCCGTCGGCTGGCAGAATTGCTGCGGGAAAAACAACTGCACGACAAAACCATCATCACGACTGGTGTGGGCCAGCACCAGATGTGGGCAGCACAATACTTTCCGTTCAATATGCCCCGCCACTGGGTGACTTCCGGTGGTCTGGGCACGATGGGCTTTGGTCTGCCAGCCGCCATGGGTGCCAAAGTGGCCCACCCAGACAAAATTGTGATCGATATCGATGGCGATGGCAGCTTCCTGATGAACGTGCAGGAACTGGCATGTGCCCACGTTGAAAAGATTCCTGCCAAGGTGCTGCTGCTGAACAACCAGCACCTCGGCATGGTGGTGCAGTGGGAAGATCGCTTCCACGGTGGCAATCGAGGTCACACCTACCTGGGTGCGGGGATGGAATCTGATCCGTACCCCGACTTCAACACGATTGCCGCAGGCTTTGGCGTCAAATCCAAGATGGTGATTGCCAAAGAAGATCTGGATGCGGCACTGCTGGAAATGATCCACTCGGAAGAACCATTCGTGCTCAACGTCATGGTTCCCCACCAGGAACATGTGCTGCCGATGATCCCATCGGGCAAAACGGTGCACGATATCATCACCGAACCGATGATTGCAGCAAAGAAGTAA
- a CDS encoding 2OG-Fe(II) oxygenase, which yields MKNLFAENLFNVSGILSADECRNLIDRGEEIGFQQAAVRTASGPKLIPGIRDNDRAEFSDPTLASVLWERCRHFVPPELDGGIAVGIDDNFRFYRYDPGQRFKRHKDGLVKQSPEVWSRLSCLFYLNDGFSGGETVFYSSEMVDGVRNEEYTITPQTGEALFFPHEMWHEGRTLITGRKYVLRSDLFYFFPMTENP from the coding sequence ATGAAAAACTTGTTTGCAGAGAATCTCTTTAATGTGTCCGGTATCCTTTCAGCAGATGAATGTCGCAATCTGATTGATCGTGGTGAAGAAATTGGATTTCAACAAGCAGCTGTTCGCACAGCCAGCGGACCGAAACTGATTCCAGGGATTCGGGATAACGATCGAGCAGAGTTTTCAGATCCAACATTGGCATCAGTCCTTTGGGAACGATGTCGACATTTCGTGCCACCGGAATTGGATGGTGGGATTGCAGTCGGGATCGACGACAACTTTCGCTTTTATCGTTATGACCCTGGCCAGCGGTTCAAACGCCACAAAGATGGCTTGGTAAAACAATCCCCAGAGGTGTGGAGTCGGCTTTCGTGTCTTTTTTATCTCAATGATGGTTTTTCCGGTGGTGAGACGGTGTTCTACTCTTCAGAAATGGTGGATGGCGTTCGTAACGAAGAGTATACCATTACACCTCAGACGGGTGAGGCGTTGTTTTTCCCACATGAAATGTGGCACGAAGGACGTACATTAATAACTGGGCGGAAGTACGTGTTAAGATCGGACCTGTTTTACTTCTTCCCCATGACTGAAAATCCCTGA
- a CDS encoding DUF3592 domain-containing protein: MFEFALKMTIVCSSIVLLAGLVMFINAVRFLKIALSAAGVVVGHELKVDKTPDADGFKNCFSYPIVEYKDHEGNLHRVTLSHGTAGYQPFPTGKQVTILYHPTKIAHARIRSFHHIWSFPVMFTAFGIIGIIIGIFGSEWFKKLGLFLFNN; the protein is encoded by the coding sequence ATGTTTGAATTCGCTTTGAAGATGACCATTGTTTGCAGTAGTATTGTTCTTTTGGCTGGTCTGGTGATGTTCATCAATGCCGTCAGGTTTCTAAAAATCGCCCTCAGTGCCGCAGGAGTGGTGGTCGGCCATGAACTGAAGGTTGACAAAACTCCGGATGCTGATGGTTTCAAAAATTGCTTTAGCTATCCCATTGTCGAATATAAAGACCATGAGGGTAATTTACACCGCGTAACACTGTCTCATGGAACAGCTGGCTATCAGCCATTCCCAACTGGAAAACAAGTAACAATTCTCTACCATCCAACGAAAATCGCACATGCCAGGATACGAAGTTTTCACCATATCTGGTCATTTCCAGTCATGTTTACAGCATTTGGCATCATCGGTATCATCATCGGCATTTTTGGCAGTGAATGGTTTAAGAAACTTGGCTTGTTTTTGTTCAACAATTGA